In the Streptomyces sp. f51 genome, one interval contains:
- a CDS encoding peptidoglycan-binding domain-containing protein, translated as MPTRPERGGSSGRSVIEPTHIERRRRSESLAELLRQVREKEGMDDADDGFEPLPAPAPAVRLLPVLEEEETEELPPVLEGEDYTADTPPPSGAATAPESSAIGGHPAADRPKGAHGPPRGAGLRRAAITLGIVAAGLTGFALALLLPGADRGDASTGAAGHSSTVGSGAGAADPDGTGTLREGDSGPEVTALQQRLRRIPNVYEHGSTDGTYDATLRAAVARFQLWYGIRGDESGVYGNDTRADLESRTAAP; from the coding sequence GTGCCGACACGGCCCGAACGCGGGGGGTCCTCCGGGCGCTCCGTGATCGAACCCACGCACATCGAGCGCCGCCGTCGCTCCGAATCGCTCGCGGAGCTGCTGCGGCAGGTGCGCGAGAAGGAGGGGATGGACGACGCGGACGACGGCTTCGAACCGCTCCCGGCGCCGGCACCCGCGGTACGGCTCCTGCCCGTCCTCGAGGAGGAGGAGACCGAGGAACTGCCCCCGGTTCTCGAAGGCGAGGACTACACGGCCGACACCCCGCCGCCTTCCGGGGCGGCCACGGCCCCCGAGTCGTCCGCGATCGGCGGGCACCCGGCCGCGGACCGGCCCAAGGGTGCCCACGGCCCGCCGCGCGGGGCGGGACTGCGCCGCGCCGCGATCACTCTCGGGATCGTGGCGGCGGGCCTGACCGGCTTCGCGCTGGCACTCCTGCTGCCGGGCGCCGACCGGGGCGACGCCTCCACGGGAGCGGCGGGACACTCCTCGACCGTGGGGTCCGGCGCCGGTGCCGCTGATCCGGACGGCACCGGAACCCTCCGCGAGGGTGACAGCGGTCCCGAGGTGACGGCCCTTCAGCAACGGCTGCGCCGGATCCCGAACGTGTACGAACACGGCAGCACCGACGGCACCTACGACGCCACCCTCCGTGCCGCCGTCGCCCGCTTCCAGCTCTGGTACGGCATCCGCGGCGACGAGTCGGGCGTCTACGGCAACGACACCCGGGCCGACCTGGAATCCAGGACGGCGGCCCC